A genomic segment from Nicotiana sylvestris chromosome 1, ASM39365v2, whole genome shotgun sequence encodes:
- the LOC138870920 gene encoding uncharacterized protein, translating to MDRKVRDVSYIIEEQVLLRVLPMKRVMRFEKKRKLSPSFIGLFEILTSVREVSYELVLSPSLTGVHLVFHVSMLRKYHGDPSHVLDSVQSSWTRIYLLLRSPLAKLDMQVRKLWSKNIALVIVQWQGQSIEDE from the coding sequence ATGGACCGAAAGGtacgtgatgtttcctatattaTTGAAGAgcaggttctgcttcgggttttgcctatgaagagggttatgagatttgagaagaaaaggaagttgagtccgagttTTATTGGTCTTTTTGAGATATTGACAAGTGTTAgagaggtttcttatgagcttgtcTTATCTCCCAGCTTgacaggagttcatctggtatttcatgtttcgatgcttcggaagtatcacggtgatccgtcacatGTGTTGgattcagttcagtctagttggacaaggatataTCTTTTATTGAGGAGCCCACTAGCAAAATTGGACATGCAGGTTCGGAAGCTatggtcaaagaacattgcattagtgattgttcagtggcagggtcagtctatcgaggacgaatga